A genomic segment from Pseudoduganella chitinolytica encodes:
- a CDS encoding DUF4785 domain-containing protein, giving the protein MQLKLLAALCCTTLAAHAELLPQQAGDLTPAALRAAPATAALAAKMPAVAREPVSFSWASRAAVATPQPFVAQSREAYFTVTGAELEQGVALPTTAPRAIVRLQPVGEASIRENEAIHPSALILIDAAGRERKAGDGMETLVSADRLAKADLPFASGTSAFRLSADAGSGPLRMRAQGLSPGQHYLVNVVEPDSPLALTMQTTSAAYLQGQQLTVLAQLQHQAGEKVAPGSIDAKLVSPAGRSYPLAFKRGADGRMAAVVTPAAIDAAEPGLWEVQANVEATVKGQRALRSTRFAVPVALPTARLTRSADLAGENGALTVKLGIEAASAARYEVRGVLYGTVQGTLQPLAVGNAAQWVEPGQATIGLPFDATLLAGSTGPYELRDLQLIDQGRLAVLQRQQLALTMAESDVAKLVPQRSAVALPSSARMKKDVDAGAAAGDNQ; this is encoded by the coding sequence ATGCAACTGAAACTGCTGGCAGCCCTGTGCTGCACCACCCTGGCCGCCCACGCCGAACTGCTGCCGCAACAGGCGGGCGACCTGACGCCGGCCGCCCTGCGCGCCGCCCCCGCGACCGCCGCGCTGGCGGCGAAGATGCCTGCCGTCGCACGCGAACCGGTGTCGTTCAGCTGGGCCTCGCGCGCCGCCGTCGCCACGCCGCAACCGTTCGTTGCGCAGAGCCGCGAGGCCTACTTCACCGTGACGGGCGCGGAGCTGGAACAAGGCGTCGCGCTGCCGACCACCGCACCGCGCGCCATCGTGCGGCTGCAGCCGGTGGGCGAGGCCTCGATCCGCGAGAACGAGGCGATCCACCCGTCCGCGCTGATCCTGATCGACGCCGCAGGCCGCGAGCGCAAGGCCGGCGATGGCATGGAGACGCTGGTCTCGGCCGACCGCCTGGCCAAGGCCGACCTGCCGTTCGCGTCCGGCACGTCGGCCTTCCGCCTGAGCGCCGATGCCGGCAGCGGCCCGCTGCGCATGCGTGCGCAAGGCCTGTCGCCAGGCCAGCACTACCTGGTCAATGTCGTCGAGCCGGACAGCCCGCTGGCGCTGACGATGCAGACCACGTCCGCCGCGTACCTGCAGGGCCAGCAGCTGACCGTGCTGGCGCAGCTGCAGCACCAGGCCGGCGAGAAGGTGGCGCCAGGCAGCATCGACGCCAAACTGGTGTCGCCGGCCGGACGCAGCTACCCGCTGGCATTCAAGCGCGGCGCGGACGGGCGCATGGCGGCGGTCGTCACGCCGGCTGCGATCGACGCGGCCGAGCCGGGCCTGTGGGAAGTGCAGGCCAACGTGGAGGCGACGGTCAAGGGCCAGCGCGCCCTGCGTTCCACGCGCTTCGCCGTGCCGGTGGCCTTGCCGACGGCCAGGCTGACGCGCAGCGCCGACCTGGCGGGCGAGAACGGTGCCCTGACCGTCAAGCTGGGGATCGAGGCCGCCAGCGCCGCCCGCTATGAGGTGCGCGGCGTGTTGTACGGGACCGTGCAGGGCACGTTGCAGCCGCTGGCCGTCGGCAACGCAGCGCAGTGGGTCGAGCCGGGCCAGGCCACCATCGGCCTGCCGTTCGACGCCACGCTGCTGGCCGGCAGCACGGGGCCGTACGAGCTGCGCGACCTGCAGCTGATCGACCAGGGCCGGCTGGCCGTGCTGCAGCGCCAGCAGCTGGCGCTGACGATGGCCGAATCGGACGTGGCGAAGCTGGTGCCGCAGCGTAGTGCCGTGGCGCTGCCGTCGTCCGCCCGGATGAAGAAGGACGTGGACGCGGGTGCCGCTGCGGGCGACAACCAGTAA
- a CDS encoding putative bifunctional diguanylate cyclase/phosphodiesterase has product MAFNDMAHWRTQIFSQLLSIVTVLGIVAAVPSIALALHEGLLAIVLTDIAALAWLLGVWRARCLSYTARVVNLLAILYFVGVGLMLTVGPVSQVYLLAPPVLGAVLLGLWPAIFALFLGAGTVLVLGLTGHARLYVTGMPEHALAPSLVVTLNFLCVGLLLTISSSALLQRLARSLKDLRGHAESLQHNRDRLAAVNAELRLTSAAVARLNEMVMIAEAVPGTAAEQPIIFVNDAFLRRTGYTRDELMGQSMRLMHGPLTDALEVQRVVEAMRRVESVTAELTNYTKAGEPYLVEMEMVPFADEGGTNTHWVVVGRDITERKRAADAIHNLAFYDVLTGLPNRRLLMDRLERMLAGAQREQRCGAVIFIDLDHFKYINDARGHATGDSMLRKAAQRLTQLVRSDDTVARLGGDEFVVLLQDLGRDVDAATHAALAMAERIRDAIRKSFEIDGQSYTSSASIGVAVLPRAGQTVQDLLREADIAMYRAKAEGRNGVALFESTMRAEVERRLTMERDLSMALENGELQMHLQLQVSRDTTPVGAELLMRWRRGDGTHIPPDVFIPVAEATGLIVPLGRWALRQACLAWLRLEAEGQALPLSVNVSPSQFRQADFVADVRQILAETGAPATQLIFEVTEGLLIENLDDTIERMHELAQLGIRFSIDDFGTGYSNLAYLKRMPLYELKIDRSFIHDMPGDANGTAIVQSIMAMAGHLGLRVVAEGVETHEQAAFLAEHGSPGMQGYLFARPMPLKDMIALLGTSSDA; this is encoded by the coding sequence GTGGCATTCAACGATATGGCGCACTGGCGCACTCAGATCTTCTCCCAACTGCTGTCCATCGTGACGGTATTGGGCATCGTCGCGGCCGTGCCCAGCATCGCGCTGGCGCTGCACGAAGGACTGCTGGCGATCGTCCTGACCGATATCGCGGCGCTGGCCTGGCTGCTGGGCGTGTGGCGCGCGCGCTGCCTGTCGTACACGGCGCGCGTCGTCAACCTGCTGGCGATCCTGTACTTCGTCGGCGTCGGCCTGATGCTGACCGTTGGCCCCGTCAGCCAGGTGTACCTGCTGGCGCCGCCCGTGCTGGGTGCGGTGCTGCTGGGCCTGTGGCCGGCGATCTTCGCGCTGTTCCTGGGTGCCGGCACCGTGCTGGTCCTCGGCCTGACGGGCCATGCGCGCCTGTACGTGACCGGCATGCCGGAGCACGCGCTGGCGCCGTCGCTGGTCGTCACCCTCAATTTCCTCTGCGTGGGCCTGTTGCTGACAATTTCGTCGAGCGCCCTGCTGCAACGGCTGGCACGTTCCCTGAAGGACCTGCGCGGCCACGCGGAATCGCTGCAGCACAACCGCGACCGGCTGGCCGCCGTCAACGCCGAGTTGCGCCTGACGTCCGCCGCCGTCGCGCGCCTGAACGAGATGGTGATGATCGCCGAAGCGGTGCCGGGTACCGCGGCCGAACAACCCATCATCTTCGTCAACGACGCCTTCCTGCGCCGCACCGGCTATACCCGCGATGAGCTGATGGGCCAGAGCATGCGCCTGATGCACGGCCCCCTGACGGATGCACTGGAAGTGCAGCGCGTCGTGGAGGCCATGCGCCGCGTCGAATCCGTGACCGCGGAGCTGACGAACTACACGAAGGCGGGCGAACCTTACCTGGTCGAGATGGAGATGGTACCGTTCGCCGACGAAGGCGGCACCAACACGCACTGGGTCGTCGTGGGCCGCGACATCACGGAGCGCAAGCGCGCGGCCGACGCGATCCACAACCTGGCCTTCTACGACGTGCTGACCGGCCTGCCGAACCGGCGCCTGCTGATGGACCGGCTCGAGCGCATGCTGGCCGGTGCGCAGCGCGAGCAGCGCTGCGGCGCCGTCATCTTCATCGACCTCGATCACTTCAAGTACATCAACGACGCGCGCGGCCATGCCACCGGCGACTCGATGCTGCGCAAGGCCGCCCAGCGCCTGACGCAGCTGGTGCGCTCGGACGATACCGTGGCGCGCCTGGGCGGCGACGAATTCGTCGTACTGCTGCAGGACCTGGGCCGCGATGTCGACGCCGCCACCCACGCGGCGCTGGCGATGGCCGAACGCATCCGCGACGCCATCCGCAAGAGCTTCGAGATCGACGGGCAGTCCTATACGTCGTCGGCCAGCATCGGCGTGGCCGTGCTGCCGCGCGCCGGCCAGACGGTGCAGGACCTGCTGCGCGAGGCGGACATCGCCATGTATCGTGCCAAGGCCGAGGGCCGCAACGGCGTGGCGCTGTTCGAGTCGACCATGCGCGCCGAGGTGGAACGGCGCCTGACGATGGAACGCGACCTGTCGATGGCGCTGGAAAACGGCGAGCTGCAGATGCACCTGCAGTTGCAGGTCAGCCGCGACACGACGCCCGTCGGCGCGGAGCTGTTGATGCGCTGGCGCCGTGGCGATGGCACCCACATTCCGCCGGACGTGTTCATTCCCGTCGCCGAAGCGACGGGCCTGATCGTGCCGCTGGGCCGCTGGGCCCTGCGCCAGGCGTGCCTGGCCTGGCTGCGCCTCGAGGCCGAAGGCCAGGCGCTGCCGCTGTCCGTCAACGTCAGCCCTTCGCAGTTCCGCCAGGCCGACTTCGTCGCGGACGTGCGCCAGATCCTGGCCGAGACTGGCGCGCCGGCCACGCAGCTCATCTTCGAGGTGACCGAAGGCCTCCTGATCGAGAACCTGGACGACACCATCGAGCGCATGCACGAACTGGCGCAGCTGGGCATCCGCTTCTCCATCGACGATTTCGGTACCGGCTATTCCAACCTGGCGTACCTGAAACGCATGCCGCTGTACGAACTGAAGATCGACCGCAGCTTCATCCACGACATGCCGGGCGACGCCAACGGCACCGCGATCGTGCAGTCGATCATGGCGATGGCGGGCCACCTGGGCCTGCGGGTCGTCGCCGAAGGCGTCGAGACACACGAGCAGGCCGCGTTCCTGGCCGAACATGGCAGTCCCGGCATGCAGGGCTACCTGTTCGCCCGGCCGATGCCGCTGAAGGACATGATCGCGCTGCTGGGTACATCCTCCGACGCCTAG